Below is a genomic region from Hylemonella gracilis.
AACGCGCTCGGCGGCGCGGGCCACCGCCTCGGCCTGGGCACGCTGCGCGGCGCGGTAATGGACACGGAAATTCGCGCTGTCGGCGGTCTGCCATTCGACCCGGGGGTCGGGGCTTTGCGCGAGCGCCAGGGCCGTGGCGCCGCACAACAGCAAGGCCAGGACGACCCGGCCCAAGAGGTTCTTCATGCACATGCTTACTCTGACTCCCTCTGACAGATAAATCACAGCAACGGACGCACCGCCGCCGCCGTTTCCCAGAGCAAGGGTAGCAAATCGCGCTTCAGTTCTTCGCCCGACAGGCGCGTGGTCTCGGCCACCACGTTGAGCGCTGCCACGGTGCGGCCCTGGCTGTCACGCACGGGAACGGCCAGGGCGTGCACGCCGAGTTCGTGCTCCTCGCTGCTGAGGCAGTAGTCTTCCTTGCGCACGCGCTCGATCACGGCACGCAGCGCACGCGCTTCAGTCAGGGTATGGGCGGTCAGCCGTGCCAAAGGCCGGCCCTTGAGCCAGATGCTGAATTCCGGCTTGGGCAGTGCCGCCAACAGCACCTTGCCGGTGGAGGTGGCGTGGGCCGGCAGGCGCGCGCCCAAGTGCAGGCCATACGGCAAGACCGTGGAGGGCGTGCCCGCATGCACGGGGCTGCTGCGCGCGACAATGACGCCCTCGTCCCCGCCCAGCACCACGGCCGAGAAGGACTCCCCGGTGCGCAGGGCCAGCCGCTCCAGCGGCGCCTGCAGCACGCGCGGCAAGCGCGAGGACGCCAGGTAGCTGCCCGAGAAACGCAAGACCTTGCTGGCCAGCCAGAACCAGGAACCATCGCTCTCTAGGTAGCCCAGATGCGCCAGCGTAAGCAGATGCCGGCGCGCGGCGGCACGCGTGATGCCCGCGCGCTGCGCGGCCAGCGTGGCGTTGAGGCGCTGACGCTCGGTGTCGAAACTCTCCAACACGGCCAGGCCCTTGGCCATGCCCTCGATCAAGTCGGCCTTGGCGATCACGGGGCGTCCTTTCCACATTCAATGCGCGATCATCGCGCAAACATGGCGATTGTCGCGCAAAGCCTGGGACCTCGACCGCGCGCCAGGGGTGGTGTGGACGCAAGATAGGCGCAGCCCGAAATTCCCGAAGGAGACAACCATGAGCTACCCCACCCGTACCCAAGTCGCCATCATCGGCGCCGGTCCGTCCGGCCTGATGCTGGGCGCGCTGCTGCACAAGGCCGGCATCGACACCGTCGTACTCGAACGCCAGAGTGGCGACTACGTGCTGGGCCGCATCCGTGCCGGTGTGCTGGAACAGGTCACCATGGACCTGATGGACGAGATCGGCGTCGGCGCGCGCATGCACCAGGAGGGCTTGGTCCACGGCGGCTTTGACATGCTGTTCCAGGGGCAGCGCCACCGCATCGACATGAACCGCCTCACTGGTGGCCAGAACGTGATGGTCTATGGCCAGACCGAGGTGACACGTGACCTGATGGATGCGCGTCAGCAGGCCGGCCTGACGACCATCTACGAAGCCGCGAACGTCGCCATCCATGACTTCGGCTCCGGCAAGCCGCGCGTCACCTACGAGAAAGATGGCAAGACGCACGAGTTGCAGTGCGACTTCATCGCGGGCTGTGATGGCTTTCACGGGGTCTGCCGCGACACGGTGAAGAAAAGCGCCTCCGCGTCCGCCATCCGCGAGTATGAGAAGGTCTACAACTTCGGCTGGCTGGGCCTGCTGTCCGACACACCGCCCGTGCACCACGAGCTGATCTACGTGAACAGCGAGCGCGGCTTCGCGCTGTGCTCGCAGCGCAGCGCCACGCGCAGCCGTTATTACCTGCAGGTTCCACTGACGGACAAGGTGGAGCAATGGAGCGACCAGGCTTTCTGGGACGAGCTCAAGCTGCGCCTGGACCCACAGGCGCGCGAGCACCTGGTGACCGGCCCCAGCATCGAGAAAAGCATCGCCCCGCTGCGCAGCTTCGTCACCGAGCCGCTGCGCTTCGGCCGCCTCTTCCTGGCGGGCGACGCGGGCCACATCGTGCCGCCCACGGGGGCCAAGGGCCTGAACCTGGCCGCCACCGACGTCAAGTACCTGAGCGCCGCGCTGACCGAGTTCTACCAAGGCAAGAGCGAGGCCGGCATCAACCACTATTCCGAGCGCTGCCTCAAGCGCATCTGGCGTGCCGAGCGTTTTTCGTGGTGGTTCACCAGCCTGATGCACCGCTTCCCCGAAAACGGCGAAATCGGTCAGAAGTTGCAGGAAGCCGAGCTGGACTACATCGTCCACTCGGAAACTGGTGCCCGCTCGGTGGCCGAGAACTACGTCGGCCTGCCCTTGGATTTCGGCGCCTGAGCCCACCGGCCGCGCCACACCTGGGGGTATACCTGAAGCAGCCAGGGGCTGCGGCCCCGCCTCCGGTTTGATCTGTGTCAAAGGGCAGCGCAGCAGGCCGCTTCTGCCTGCGGTCAAGGGCCCTGATCAGCCGCAATCCATCCCATAATTTATCGATGAGCAAGAAACTGGATGCCATCGACCGGAGACTGCTGGCCCTGCTGCAGGAGAACGCGGAAACCCCGCTGGCCACGCTGGCGGAAGCCGTCAACCTCTCCACCTCACCCTGCTGGCGGCGGGTGCAGGCCCTGCGCGAACGCGGCTACATCACGCGCCACGTCGCGCTGGCGGACCGCGGCAAGCTCAACGTGGGCGTCACGGTCTTCGTCTCGGTCAAGACCAGCCAGCACAACCCGGCCTGGCTTGAGCAGTTCCGTGAGGCGGTGCGCCAGATTCCGGAAGTGCTGGAGTTCTACCGCATGAGCGGCGAGGTGGATTACCTGCTGCGCGTCGTGGTGCCCGACATTGCCGCCTACGATGCGGTGTACCAGCGCCTGATCCGCTCCGTGGCGTTGAGCGACGTGAGCAGCAGTTTCGCGATGGAAGAACTGAAGTTCACCACCGTCCTGCCGCTGGACTACGTGAGCTGAGCGACGGCAGCCCACGCCTCGCCTTCCGTCCCTATCGCGCGCGCTCGCGGCCCCCGGTGGAAACTTCAGCCGCGGCGCCCCTTGCGGGCGGTGCCTGCCTCACGCGGCGGCAGTCCCGTGTGCTGGGTCAGGATGCGGCCCTTGGGCGGCGGCGTGGCCCCGGTTCGGGTCGCAGCCGTGGCGACCGCACCCGTCACCCTCACTGGAGCCGTCTTGCCAACTGGCGTGCTGTTCTTGCGCCGCGCACTCTGGTAGCCACCATCCGTCAGCGGTTGCCAGGTCGGAATCAGGTGCTGCTTGCCATTGCCGATCAGGTCGGCACGGCCCATGGCCTTCAAGGCGTCCCGCAGCAGCGGCCAATTGTTCGGGTCGTGGTAGCGCAGGAAGGCCTTGTGCAGACGGCGGCGTTTCTCGCCGCGCACGATGTCCACCTTCTCGGTCCGGCCGTCCTCGCCCACATCGCGGTGGATGCCCTTGAGGCTGTTCAGGCCCGTGTGGTACATGGTCGTGGCCGTGGCCATGGGACTGGGGTAGAAGGTCTGCACCTGGTCGGCGCGAAAGCCGTTCTTCTTGAGCCAGATCGCGAGGTTCATCATGTCCTCGTCGCTGGTGCCCGGATGCGCGGCGATGAAGTAGGGAATGAGGTACTGCTTCTTGCCGGCCTCCTCGCTGTACTGCTCGAACATCTGCTTGAAGCGGTCGTAGCTGCCGATGCCCGGCTTCATCATCTTGGACAGTGGACCGCCCTCGGTGTGCTCGGGTGCGATCTTCAGGTAGCCGCCCACGTGGTGCTGCACCAGTTCCTTCACGTACTCAGGGCTCTTGACCGCCAGGTCGTAGCGCAGGCCGGACCCGATCAGGATCTTCTTCACACCCTTGAGCGCACGCGCGCGGCGGTAGATCTTGATCAGGGCCGAGTGGTCGGTGTTGAGGTTCTGGCAGATGCCGGGATAGACACAGCTGGGCTTGCGGCAGGCGGCCTCGATCTCGGGCGACTTGCAGCCGATGCGGTACATGTTGGCGGTCGGGCCGCCCAGGTCGCTGATGACGCCGGTGAAGCCCTTGACCTTGTCGCGGATGTCCTCGACCTCCTGAATGATCGAATCTTCCGAGCGGCTCTGGATGATGCGCCCCTCGTGCTCGGTGATGCTGCAGAAGGTACAGCCTCCGAAACAACCGCGCATGATGTTCACGCTGAAGCGGATCATCTCCCAGGCCGGGATCTTGGTCGCACCCTCATGACTGCCGTTCTCGTCGGCATAGGCCGGGTGCGGGCTGCGGGCATAGGGCAGACCGAAGGCGTAGTCCATTTCGGCCGTCGTCAGCGGAATAGGCGGCGGGTTGATCCAGACATCGCGCGCCGTCGTCCCTTCGCCATGCGCCTGCACCAGCGCGCGCGCATTGCCCGGGTTGGTTTCCAGGTGGAGCACGCGGTTGGCGTGGGCGTAGAGGACCGGATCGGACTTGACCTGCTCGAAGCTGGGCAGCCGGATCACCGTGCGCTCGCGCGGCAGGCGCTTGATGCTGCCCCGGCCCTGCAAGGCCGGGTTGGCCATGAAGGTGATGGGCTGCACGGTCGGCACGACGGCGATTTCGCCGCCCTTCGCTGCCCCATCCGCCGCCTTGCCATCCTCCTTGCTGCAGCTCTGCCCCTGGGCCGCAGCCTGCTCGGACGTGGTCATGTAGGGATTGATGTGCTCCTCCACATGGCCGGGCGTGTCCACCTCGGTGGAATCGATCTCGAACCAGGGATCGTCACCCGGCGGGCTCTCGCGCCGCACGAAGGCCGTGCCGCGCACGTCGGTGATGTCCTGCACCGGCACCTTGGCCGCGATGCGGTGCGCCACCTCGACCAGGGCGCGCTCGGCGTTGCCGTAGAGCAGCAGGTCGCACTTGCTGTCCACCACGATGCTGCGGCGCACCTTGTCGCTCCAGTAGTCGTAGTGCGCGATGCGGCGCAGCGAGCCTTCGATGCCGCCGAGCACGATGGGCACGTCCGGATAGGCCTCGCGGCAGCGCTGGCTGTAGACGATGGCCGCGCGGTCGGGCCGTTTGCCGCCCACGTCGCCCGGGGTGTAGGCGTCGTCGCTGCGGATCTTGCGGTCCGCCGTGTAGCGGTTGATCATGGAATCCATGTTGCCCGCCGTCACGCCCCAGAACAGGTTGGGCTTGCCCAGCACCTTGAAGGGCTCGGCGCTCTGCCAGTCCGGCTGGGCGATGATGCCCACGCGGAAGCCCTGGGCCTCCAGCACGCGCCCCACCACGGCCATGCCGAAGCTCGGATGGTCCACGTAGGCGTCCCCGGTCACCAGGATCACGTCGCAGCTGTCCCAGCCCAGGCGCTCCATCTCGGCGCGGCTCATGGGCAGGAAAGGCGCCGCACCGCCAAACCGTTCAGCGAAACGCTTGGCCCAGTAGGGCCGGTAGCCCGTCAGCGGCTTGGCGGCACGAGGAAAAAAGGAAACGTCGGGAAAGGATGGCATGGGATCGTGGTTGTCCGCCCAGGATGGGACGGACCAAACCCCCGATTGTCCCGGATTTGCGCAAAAAATGCGTCCAAGACCTTAGTCCTTGGCCAAGACCTCGCGGCCGCGCCCTGTTTCCGCGTTCCCCGGGCGGGCGCCGCCACGCACCCTCACACCGGGTCGGAAGCCGGGTGCGAGTGGAAAGCCTGGGCCAGCGCAGGATGGTCGGCGCGGGGGCGATCGAGGTGGTAACCCTGCGCCAGGTCCAC
It encodes:
- a CDS encoding Lrp/AsnC family transcriptional regulator — its product is MDAIDRRLLALLQENAETPLATLAEAVNLSTSPCWRRVQALRERGYITRHVALADRGKLNVGVTVFVSVKTSQHNPAWLEQFREAVRQIPEVLEFYRMSGEVDYLLRVVVPDIAAYDAVYQRLIRSVALSDVSSSFAMEELKFTTVLPLDYVS
- a CDS encoding YgiQ family radical SAM protein, with product MPSFPDVSFFPRAAKPLTGYRPYWAKRFAERFGGAAPFLPMSRAEMERLGWDSCDVILVTGDAYVDHPSFGMAVVGRVLEAQGFRVGIIAQPDWQSAEPFKVLGKPNLFWGVTAGNMDSMINRYTADRKIRSDDAYTPGDVGGKRPDRAAIVYSQRCREAYPDVPIVLGGIEGSLRRIAHYDYWSDKVRRSIVVDSKCDLLLYGNAERALVEVAHRIAAKVPVQDITDVRGTAFVRRESPPGDDPWFEIDSTEVDTPGHVEEHINPYMTTSEQAAAQGQSCSKEDGKAADGAAKGGEIAVVPTVQPITFMANPALQGRGSIKRLPRERTVIRLPSFEQVKSDPVLYAHANRVLHLETNPGNARALVQAHGEGTTARDVWINPPPIPLTTAEMDYAFGLPYARSPHPAYADENGSHEGATKIPAWEMIRFSVNIMRGCFGGCTFCSITEHEGRIIQSRSEDSIIQEVEDIRDKVKGFTGVISDLGGPTANMYRIGCKSPEIEAACRKPSCVYPGICQNLNTDHSALIKIYRRARALKGVKKILIGSGLRYDLAVKSPEYVKELVQHHVGGYLKIAPEHTEGGPLSKMMKPGIGSYDRFKQMFEQYSEEAGKKQYLIPYFIAAHPGTSDEDMMNLAIWLKKNGFRADQVQTFYPSPMATATTMYHTGLNSLKGIHRDVGEDGRTEKVDIVRGEKRRRLHKAFLRYHDPNNWPLLRDALKAMGRADLIGNGKQHLIPTWQPLTDGGYQSARRKNSTPVGKTAPVRVTGAVATAATRTGATPPPKGRILTQHTGLPPREAGTARKGRRG
- the pobA gene encoding 4-hydroxybenzoate 3-monooxygenase, whose translation is MSYPTRTQVAIIGAGPSGLMLGALLHKAGIDTVVLERQSGDYVLGRIRAGVLEQVTMDLMDEIGVGARMHQEGLVHGGFDMLFQGQRHRIDMNRLTGGQNVMVYGQTEVTRDLMDARQQAGLTTIYEAANVAIHDFGSGKPRVTYEKDGKTHELQCDFIAGCDGFHGVCRDTVKKSASASAIREYEKVYNFGWLGLLSDTPPVHHELIYVNSERGFALCSQRSATRSRYYLQVPLTDKVEQWSDQAFWDELKLRLDPQAREHLVTGPSIEKSIAPLRSFVTEPLRFGRLFLAGDAGHIVPPTGAKGLNLAATDVKYLSAALTEFYQGKSEAGINHYSERCLKRIWRAERFSWWFTSLMHRFPENGEIGQKLQEAELDYIVHSETGARSVAENYVGLPLDFGA
- a CDS encoding IclR family transcriptional regulator domain-containing protein produces the protein MWKGRPVIAKADLIEGMAKGLAVLESFDTERQRLNATLAAQRAGITRAAARRHLLTLAHLGYLESDGSWFWLASKVLRFSGSYLASSRLPRVLQAPLERLALRTGESFSAVVLGGDEGVIVARSSPVHAGTPSTVLPYGLHLGARLPAHATSTGKVLLAALPKPEFSIWLKGRPLARLTAHTLTEARALRAVIERVRKEDYCLSSEEHELGVHALAVPVRDSQGRTVAALNVVAETTRLSGEELKRDLLPLLWETAAAVRPLL